From the genome of Chloroflexota bacterium:
TCTTCGTGGGGCGCCTCAACAACGTGGGACACCTCTACTACAATCTCATCGAGGCCTCTCGCGTGCCCACCGACGTCTTTCGCGGCGCGCTCCGCCTGGGCCTGACGTTCGTGCTGCCGGTGGCCTTTATCGCTACGGTCCCCAGCCAGGCCCTCATGGGCCTCCTCAGCCCTGCCTTCGCCCTCGCGGCAGTTGCCATGACCGCCGGGCTCTTGGTCCTCTCCCACCTCTTCTGGCAACTGGCGCTGACGAAATACTCCAGCGCGAGCAGCTGACTAGGGTAGCATAAAGGTAAGGTGTGTGGGGCTGGGGGCAGTCTTTCCAATGCAGGGGAGTTCACATACTTGCCAATCAGATTCGACAGTCTGGCAGAATAGAAATCGAGAACTAAGGTACGGGAAACGAGATGCCCATGGGCAAATTGGACAAAGGCCTTTTGAAAACAGTTGGCGCGGTCTTAGCGGTGTTGTGTGTAGTATTTCTTGTGGCTTACACTGTTGCATCCAATACGGCTATGTCTGGGGAGATGCTTGGGATTGCCCAAGCTCTTGTCACAATTGTCGCTATCGTCGCCGGTGGGCTTTTTGCTGCCTACAAGTGGCAGGTCTTCCGAGAATCCGAGCCGCACTTGACAATCACACACGAGGTTTCGCACAGGACTGTAGGCGAAAGCTACGTCCCAATTGCCGTGACCGCATCGTTGCATAACAGTTCGAAAGTGCACATAGAATTATTGAAAGGCACTTTCTCATTGCAGCTGCTGTCGCCCACGACAGATGAGCTTGTAGAGTCACTGTACGACGAAGTGTTTGAGAGAGGTTGTCACACTGCCTTGCAGTGGCCGTCTATCGATGAGTCGGAACGTGGTTGGGGCAGGGGAGAGCTGACTGTCGAGCCGGGTGAGTCTCATTCTGAGACAATTGAATTTATCGCGTTAGGTGATGTAGAAACAGTGATGATTTACACTTACTTTTACAATCCGAATTACACGAATAGCGGCAACGCTGCCCAAGGATGGGGAGCAACAACCGTCCATGATATTATTGAATCGCGCGAAAGCAAACATTCTCAAGGAGGTTGCGATGGAGGCAGACGGCAAGAGCACCAAGAAAGTGGTCGTGATAAAGGGAACCAGCCCCAAACTGAGGCCGGCGAAAGTTGAGTCATCGGGAAAGCCTCTGGGCGCTAATGCCGCGCCAAAACCCAATTCCAGTTCTTCATCTTCGCCAAAGTCCTCCTCATCAAATTGAACCAGTAGTTTCACTTGACTACAAGCCATTCTGGAAAGGCGAGTGTGCAGGCTTTCTACCACGGTATTGAGCATGCTTTACTCGAGTGGCAGAGAGCTGCTAGTTGCCAATGACTTGCTAGGGGACGTATACGGGATTTATTCTCATTCTAGCAAGGAGTTCTTGGCAGGCGGAGATGATTATACTCGCGCTATCTGGTGCTATGGTATTGGGCAGGCGATACACCGCGTGGGCACGGTGGACCTCGTAGCCGCCGGCGGGATAAGCGGCGGCGGTGGGGATATAGCCCAGGCAGCCGTTGGTGTAGCCGAGGAAGATGGTGTGGGGGACGGGCGAGCGCGCTTTCACGGTCAGGCCGATTTCGACGAAGGCTTCGCCGGCAACACCTACGATCGCCACGTCGCCAATGCGCAGGGCTTGCACGGCGCATTCCACCTTGCCGTTGACGAGCGGCGGGGTGAGGTACGGGAACGTCTGATGTGAGCGTCCCGCGTCTGCAAGGGGTGGCTGGTCCGTCCAGAGATCGAGTAAGAGGACCTCGGACGCGGCGGCGAGCGCCGGACGCGGCGGTGGGTTGGATTTGCCGCTGGTGGATGAAGGCAGTTCGGACACGCCGAGGGATCTCGCGCTACGCGAACTGTTGGGCCGATGTGCTTCCGTGCTTGGCGAAGTGGTTGATTCGCTTGCCTGGACTTCTTCCCCGCCGGGCGCTGCGCAGGGCTCGTGAGAAATAGGAGTGTCCGCGGTGGGCGCAGCAGGTGATTCGAGATGGCGAGAGGCTTCCGCGCCAAGCGATGCGTACACCCGCAGGGCTTCCGCGCCAAGCATTTGCCCGGTTAGATTGAGCCGCTCTTCCATCTCCATGTCAGGGCCGATAGGCACCAGGTTGCCGGCAGCGCCTTGGGCGAAGAGCAGCGGCGCGCCGACCCCCGGCTCAACGGTCTCCCGCAGGGCGCAGACGAAGTCCGCGGAAATGGCATGGCTCGGCGGGCGCAGCGCCACCAGATGGCAGGCGTAGCTCGTGAGAACGGCCAGCGGCGTACCGTCAACCCCATCAATGCGCACCACGTCCAGGGCCGGGTCCACCGTGCCCTCGGGGAACTCCGGCGTGAAGGCATCGCTGTAGCCGTTGCGGGCGCGCCGGTTGATGCTCGCGTGCACAGATCCTTTGCCCGCCGCAATTTGGCACGGCACGAGCGCCGCCGCGGCTTGGACGACCGACTCCGCAATTGCGTCAAGCAGCGCAACCACTACTTGACGCAGGCTCTCAGGAGTTTCCTCGTTGTACGTTGTGAGTGGTCCCGCGTGGGCGTGAGAGGTGTTGAGCAATACATGTTCGGGCGGGATGCCGGTGCGCTCCTGGATCAGCCGTTGCGCGTAGCGCACCTGCTGCATGGGCAGCGCGCAGAGGTCGCAGGTGACGAGGGCTACGGTTGTAGCACCGTCCGAGAGCACCAATGACGTCGCGTAGATGTCGTCACGCACGGAGTCCGCGCCCTGCTCGCGTCCGCCGTAGCCGATGAGCGGCGTGCCAAGCGGGGGTGTGAGGGTTGTGCGTCCGACACCGGCGTGAAGCATGGCTTTGTCCTTCCTCCAATGAGATCCTGGTAAGAGCGGCTAGGTTGCATAAAAGGTCAAGTTGCGTCGAGACGCGCTGCAGAGCGCTTCGACAGGCTCAGCGCGAACGGCCTATGGGTTGCGCTTCGATAGGCTCAGCGCGAACGGGCTATGGGTTGCGCATCGACAGGCTCAGCGCGAACGGATTGATTGGGCGTGTGCGACGGACGTTGACAGGCTCAGCGCGAACGGGCTATGGGTTGCGCTTCGACAAGCTCAGCGCGAACGGGCTCTGGGTTTCCCTTCGACAAGCTCGGCGCGAACGGGCTATTGGGTTGCGCTTCGACAAGCTCAGCGCGAACGGGCTATTGAGTTGCGCTTCGACAGGCTCAGCGCGAACGGATTGATTGGGCGTGTGCGACGGACGTTGACAGGCTCAGCAGCGCGAACGGGATGACTGCCGGTACTATTCTGTGCATCCACCTGCTACCGGCCTCAGGAAGGGCGAGACTCAGTTTTGGAGAAAACGCCAACTTGCAGTTGGTAATTGGTGGCTCTCTCCGTTCGCCCTGAGCCTGTCGAAGGGCAGGGTGTAGCGAATGATTGCCCTGCGGCAAAAGACCTAGTTTGCTATAGTGGCGAGGTTTTCTTGATTCGCGTGAATCTTACCCACGGCGTCCACGATATCCTGCATGTCCGCACGCGTGCC
Proteins encoded in this window:
- a CDS encoding neutral/alkaline non-lysosomal ceramidase N-terminal domain-containing protein translates to MLHAGVGRTTLTPPLGTPLIGYGGREQGADSVRDDIYATSLVLSDGATTVALVTCDLCALPMQQVRYAQRLIQERTGIPPEHVLLNTSHAHAGPLTTYNEETPESLRQVVVALLDAIAESVVQAAAALVPCQIAAGKGSVHASINRRARNGYSDAFTPEFPEGTVDPALDVVRIDGVDGTPLAVLTSYACHLVALRPPSHAISADFVCALRETVEPGVGAPLLFAQGAAGNLVPIGPDMEMEERLNLTGQMLGAEALRVYASLGAEASRHLESPAAPTADTPISHEPCAAPGGEEVQASESTTSPSTEAHRPNSSRSARSLGVSELPSSTSGKSNPPPRPALAAASEVLLLDLWTDQPPLADAGRSHQTFPYLTPPLVNGKVECAVQALRIGDVAIVGVAGEAFVEIGLTVKARSPVPHTIFLGYTNGCLGYIPTAAAYPAGGYEVHRAHAVYRLPNTIAPDSASIIISACQELLARMRINPVYVP